A region from the Miscanthus floridulus cultivar M001 unplaced genomic scaffold, ASM1932011v1 os_1282_1_2, whole genome shotgun sequence genome encodes:
- the LOC136533888 gene encoding small RNA degrading nuclease 1-like isoform X1: MAKRLAAAEKEVLVEVVRFTQKNGLRGCDGGWKDFLARNDRKFGASVSDPRKRTRDVLLAFLQTFSKDFQKYFGKLVKRHKERSAVQQYMTDFPDEVSPEQKLVQLTAEHPEYRKHYCFPSYQEGWKVLRIGEVSSLMSSSAMLAIDCEMVLCNDGTEAVVRVCVVDDKLKAKLDILVNPLKTIADYRTHITGVSKKDLEGVTSSLVDVQNSLKRMLSEGNILIGHSLHRDLCALKIDYSQVIDTAYIFKYANLPTTASPSLNSLCKATLGYSVREGEPHNCLKDAEAAMNLVLAKLKNGFNDPIEIAASSVIESDVAKLLAHRIPVYLPCQELCKIFSGNPNIDDKIDSRIRGEFYSTCISFNDLDEVEKAFEELDGQKTKDSGGRLQKHVLLKRDNGDVVSFYVRKMVYDSWPKQLEVPKKRPEPAEDPEPNKEHAEEVQQKKKRSNFVRDTEDPEPKKRPEPTKDPEPKKDHAEGVWQKKKRSKKHTNKENVSVVE; this comes from the exons GAAGGATTTCCTGGCCCGGAACGACAGGAAGTTTGGCGCGTCGGTGAGCGACCCCAGGAAGCGCACCAGGGATGTGCTGCTCGCCTTCCTGCAGACCTTCTCCAAGGATTTCCAGAAG TACTTCGGTAAATTGGTGAAGcgtcataaggaaagaagtgctGTTCAGCAGTATATGACTGATTTCCCCGACGAAGTTTCTCCCGAGCAG AAACTTGTTCAGCTGACGGCAGAGCACCCGGAGTACAGAAAACACTATTGCTTCCCATCATACCAGGAG GGGTGGAAAGTATTGCGAATAGGAGAAGTCTCTAGTTTAATGAGCTCAAGTGCTATGTTGGCAATTGACTGTGAGATGGTCCTTTGCAATGATGGCACAGAGGCTGTGGTCAGAGTATGCGTTGTAGAtgacaagctcaag GCTAAGCTGGACATACTTGTAAACCCCTTGAAGACTATAGCTGACTATAGGACACACATCACTGGTGTATCAAAGAAGGATTTAGAAGGAGTCACATCATCATTAGTTGATGTTCAG AATTCGCTGAAGAGAATGTTATCCGAAGGAAATATTTTGATTGGCCATAGCTTACATAGAGATTTATGCG CCCTAAAGATTGATTACTCTCAAGTTATTGATACAGCATACATATTTAAGTATGCAAATTTACCTACTACTGCATCACCTTCCTTAAACAGTTTGTGCAAG GCTACTTTGGGGTATTCTGTTCGAGAAGGAGAACCACATAATTGCTTAAAGGATGCAGAAGCTGCGATGAATCTAGTTCTTGCAAAGCTTAAGAATGGGTTTAATGACCCCATTGAAATTGCTGCAAGTAGT GTAATTGAATCTGATGTGGCAAAGTTGCTTGCTCATAGAATTCCAGTGTACCTGCCTTGCCAAGAGCTGTGCAAAATTTTCTCTGGGAACCCCAATATTGATGACAAG ATTGATTCGAGAATACGAGGTGAATTTTATTCCACGTGTATTTCATTCAATGACCTAGATGAGGTAGAGAAGGCATTTGAAGAGCTGGATGGCCAAAAGACTAAG GACTCAGGTGGGAGACTTCAAAAGCATGTACTGCTGAAGCGTGACAATGGAGATGTCGTGAGCTTCTATGTTCGGAAGATGGTATATGATTCCTGGCCCAAACAGCTCGAAGTTCCAAAGAAGAGACCAGAGCCTGCTGAGGATCCAGAGCCAAACAAAGAGCATGCTGAGGAAGTTcagcaaaaaaagaagagaagtaACTTCGTGAGAGATACTGAGGATCCAGAGCCAAAGAAGAGACCAGAGCCTACTAAGGATCCAGAGCCAAAGAAAGATCATGCCGAGGGGGTTtggcaaaagaagaagagaagtaaAAAACACACAAACAAGGAAAATGTGTCGGTGGTGGAATGA
- the LOC136533888 gene encoding small RNA degrading nuclease 1-like isoform X2, whose protein sequence is MTDFPDEVSPEQKLVQLTAEHPEYRKHYCFPSYQEGWKVLRIGEVSSLMSSSAMLAIDCEMVLCNDGTEAVVRVCVVDDKLKAKLDILVNPLKTIADYRTHITGVSKKDLEGVTSSLVDVQNSLKRMLSEGNILIGHSLHRDLCALKIDYSQVIDTAYIFKYANLPTTASPSLNSLCKATLGYSVREGEPHNCLKDAEAAMNLVLAKLKNGFNDPIEIAASSVIESDVAKLLAHRIPVYLPCQELCKIFSGNPNIDDKIDSRIRGEFYSTCISFNDLDEVEKAFEELDGQKTKDSGGRLQKHVLLKRDNGDVVSFYVRKMVYDSWPKQLEVPKKRPEPAEDPEPNKEHAEEVQQKKKRSNFVRDTEDPEPKKRPEPTKDPEPKKDHAEGVWQKKKRSKKHTNKENVSVVE, encoded by the exons ATGACTGATTTCCCCGACGAAGTTTCTCCCGAGCAG AAACTTGTTCAGCTGACGGCAGAGCACCCGGAGTACAGAAAACACTATTGCTTCCCATCATACCAGGAG GGGTGGAAAGTATTGCGAATAGGAGAAGTCTCTAGTTTAATGAGCTCAAGTGCTATGTTGGCAATTGACTGTGAGATGGTCCTTTGCAATGATGGCACAGAGGCTGTGGTCAGAGTATGCGTTGTAGAtgacaagctcaag GCTAAGCTGGACATACTTGTAAACCCCTTGAAGACTATAGCTGACTATAGGACACACATCACTGGTGTATCAAAGAAGGATTTAGAAGGAGTCACATCATCATTAGTTGATGTTCAG AATTCGCTGAAGAGAATGTTATCCGAAGGAAATATTTTGATTGGCCATAGCTTACATAGAGATTTATGCG CCCTAAAGATTGATTACTCTCAAGTTATTGATACAGCATACATATTTAAGTATGCAAATTTACCTACTACTGCATCACCTTCCTTAAACAGTTTGTGCAAG GCTACTTTGGGGTATTCTGTTCGAGAAGGAGAACCACATAATTGCTTAAAGGATGCAGAAGCTGCGATGAATCTAGTTCTTGCAAAGCTTAAGAATGGGTTTAATGACCCCATTGAAATTGCTGCAAGTAGT GTAATTGAATCTGATGTGGCAAAGTTGCTTGCTCATAGAATTCCAGTGTACCTGCCTTGCCAAGAGCTGTGCAAAATTTTCTCTGGGAACCCCAATATTGATGACAAG ATTGATTCGAGAATACGAGGTGAATTTTATTCCACGTGTATTTCATTCAATGACCTAGATGAGGTAGAGAAGGCATTTGAAGAGCTGGATGGCCAAAAGACTAAG GACTCAGGTGGGAGACTTCAAAAGCATGTACTGCTGAAGCGTGACAATGGAGATGTCGTGAGCTTCTATGTTCGGAAGATGGTATATGATTCCTGGCCCAAACAGCTCGAAGTTCCAAAGAAGAGACCAGAGCCTGCTGAGGATCCAGAGCCAAACAAAGAGCATGCTGAGGAAGTTcagcaaaaaaagaagagaagtaACTTCGTGAGAGATACTGAGGATCCAGAGCCAAAGAAGAGACCAGAGCCTACTAAGGATCCAGAGCCAAAGAAAGATCATGCCGAGGGGGTTtggcaaaagaagaagagaagtaaAAAACACACAAACAAGGAAAATGTGTCGGTGGTGGAATGA